The proteins below come from a single Triticum aestivum cultivar Chinese Spring chromosome 5D, IWGSC CS RefSeq v2.1, whole genome shotgun sequence genomic window:
- the LOC123121123 gene encoding THO complex subunit 3 isoform X1, which translates to MEGREDDKKGGAAAPGSSAPGTRFKNLVSREYYSHKKKVHSVAWNCIGTKLASGSIDHTARVWSIDPHGHSKVKDIELKGHSDSVDQLCWDPKHPDTVATAAADKSIRLWDARSGKCQVVELSGENINITYKHDGTHIAVGNKVYNNRTWEDELTIVDVRKLKPVHKQKFPYEINEIAWNKTGDLFFITTGLGFVEVVNYPSLDVVCKLNAHTAGCYCIAMDPLDRYFAVGSADSLVSLWNVKELLCIKTFTKLEWPVRTVSFNHTGEFIAYASEDPFIDIANIQTGRSIHQIPCKAAMNSVEWNPKYNLLAYAGDDKNKYQADDGVFRIFGFEST; encoded by the exons ATGGAGGGGAGAGAAGACGACAAGAAAGGCGGCGCCGCCGCTCCCGGCAGCTCAGCGCCGGGGACGAGATTCAAGAACCTGGTCTCCAGGGAATACTACAGCCACAAGAAGAAG GTGCACTCTGTGGCATGGAACTGCATAGGCACAAAGCTTGCTTCAGGCTCTATAGATCATACTGCCCGTGTCTGGAGCATTGATCCCCATGGCCAT TCCAAGGTTAAAGACATTGAACTGAAAGGCCACTCAGATAGTGTAGATCAGTTATGCTgggatccaaagcatcctgacacaGTTGCCACTGCAGCTGCTGACAAGTCAATTCGCCTTTGGGATGCACGAA GTGGGAAATGCCAAGTTGTTGAACTCAGTGGAGAAAACATCAACATCACATACAAACATGATGGCACTCACATAGCTGTTGGAAATAAGGTTTACAATAACAGAACATGG GAGGATGAGCTAACCATAGTGGATGTTCGGAAGCTAAAACCCGTCCACAAACAGAAGTTCCCTTACGAG ATTAATGAGATTGCATGGAATAAAACTGGAGATTTATTCTTCATAACTACTGGGCTTG GATTTGTTGAGGTGGTCAACTATCCTTCCCTTGATGTTGTCTGCAAATTAAATGCCCATACAGCAGGGTGCTATTGCATAGCAATGGATCCCCTTGATAG GTATTTTGCTGTTGGAAGTGCAGATTCACTTGTCAGTCTTTGGAATGTCAAAGAGCTGCTATGCATTAAAACCTTCACAAAACTTGA GTGGCCTGTCAGAACAGTTAGCTTCAATCACACTGGAGAATTTATTGCATATGCCAGTGAAGATCCTTTCATTGACATT GCCAATATTCAGACTGGACGATCAATTCATCAGATTCCATGTAAAGCAGCTATGAATAGTGTTGAATGGAATCCTAAATACAACCTCCTGGCTTATGCAGGAGATGACAAGAATAAGTACCAGGCTGATGATG GTGTTTTCCGAATATTTGGTTTTGAAAGCACATAA
- the LOC123121122 gene encoding E3 ubiquitin-protein ligase WAV3, with protein MEYKNHKAAKAGAFTPPPRTRTARNRAGQGLWRCSSGGQRAMAGGCGGEGTLARWRRAAAKRIGLSCASFFSSHAASPSPPPPKTISCSAVNAPADSSDGEQEKLEEPTSTRMADKNFCAICLETLSTSSSGIDNCDRPAIFTAQCSHSFHFLCIASNIRHGNVTCPICRAQWSQLPRDLKVPPLLHNQSDPILRILDDNIATSRVNRRSSIRATRYNDDDPVEPYTLTEHVDPCLRFALIPSPVAAHHHALGHYPCGRMMPPQQHCQYSYSGSSMVSPPQIASPSVQRRAYLSVSLAPQPAMDLVLVASPNGPHLRLLKQAVALVVFSMRAIDRLAIVTNATTATRAFPLRRMSSHGKRMALQVIEHLCSVGGIDPVGALQKGLKILEDRAHQNPSNCILHLSDHPIRSYAGVDMNRASIPVHQFHVGLGFGVQNSFVMHEFEELLARLLGGVIGDTHLRIGEHGGVVRLGELRGGEERRIPLDLVADCGFILVGYSYLEGGREDRSRTGEVAVGFEEKSDSRYCGGRDMGTSIGGERRSSCCAESWDHLDPFMARRWAKHFNVYRS; from the exons ATGGAGTACAAGAACCACAAGGCAGCCAAAGCAGGGGCGTTTACACCACCACCTAGGACTAGGACAGCAAGAAACAGGGCAGGGCAGGGCCTATGGCGCTGTAGCTCAGGGGGGCAGCGAGCAATGGCGGGGGGATGCGGCGGCGAAGGCACTCTGgccaggtggcggcgggcggcggccaagCGGATCGGCCTCTCCTgcgcctccttcttctcctcccatGCCGCCTCTCCCTCCCCGCCGCCTCCCAAGACC ATCTCATGTTCAGCAGTGAATGCGCCCGCAGACAGCAGTGATGGAGAACAGGAAAAGCTGGAGGAGCCGACCAGCACTAGAATGGCTGACAAG AACTTCTGTGCAATATGTTTGGAGACCCTCAGCACCAGCAGCAGTGGCATTGACAACTGTGACAGGCCAGCGATATTCACAGCCCAGTGTTCCCACTCTTTCCACTTCTTGTGCATTGCCTCCAACATCAGACATGGCAATGTTACATGCCCCATCTGCCGTGCGCAGTGGTCTCAGCTGCCACGTGACCTGAAGGTGCCGCCATTGCTGCACAACCAGTCAGATCCAATCCTTCGCATCCTTGATGACAACATTGCGACATCCCGCGTCAACCGAAGGTCCTCCATCCGTGCTACCCGCTACAACGATGATGACCCTGTTGAGCCATACACTCTGACTGAGCATGTTGATCCATGCCTGCGATTCGCCCTTATCCCGTCTCCGGTGGCAGCTCACCATCATGCCCTCGGACACTACCCTTGTGGACGCATGATGCCACCACAGCAGCACTGCCAGTACAGCTACAGCGGCTCCTCCATGGTTTCGCCGCCACAGATTGCTTCACCAAGTGTGCAAAGGCGTGCTTACCTCTCAGTCAGCCTAGCTCCACAGCCAGCCATGGACTTGGTCTTGGTTGCCAGCCCTAATGGGCCACACCTGAGGCTCTTGAAGCAGGCAGTGGCACTGGTTGTCTTCTCTATGCGCGCAATTGACCGGTTAGCCATTGTCACGAATGCCACCACTGCAACTCGTGCCTTCCCCTTGCGCCGGATGTCCTCCCATGGTAAACGAATGGCATTGCAGGTCATCGAACACCTCTGCTCTGTGGGTGGAATTGATCCGGTAGGAGCTTTGCAGAAGGGTCTGAAGATACTAGAGGACCGGGCACACCAGAACCCAAGCAACTGCATTCTTCACCTCTCTGATCATCCGATACGCAGCTATGCTGGGGTAGACATGAACCGTGCGAGCATCCCGGTTCACCAGTTCCATGTCGGGCTCGGGTTCGGGGTGCAGAACAGCTTCGTGATGCATGAATTCGAGGAGCTTCTTGCGCGGTTGCTCGGCGGTGTCATAGGCGACACCCACCTGAGGATAGGGGAGCATGGTGGAGTGGTGAGGCTAGGGGAGCTGAGgggtggtgaggagaggaggaTCCCACTTGACCTTGTGGCAGACTGTGGCTTCATACTGGTTGGTTACAGCTACCTGGAGGGCGGAAGAGAGGACCGTTCAAGGACGGGCGAGGTCGCTGTCGGGTTCGAGGAGAAGAGCGACAGCAGGTACTGCGGGGGCAGAGACATGGGGACGAGCATCGGCGGCgagaggaggagcagctgctgcgccGAGAGCTGGGATCACCTTGACCCGTTCATGGCGCGGCGATGGGCGAAACATTTCAACGTGTACAGATCCTGA
- the LOC123121123 gene encoding THO complex subunit 3 isoform X3 yields MEGREDDKKGGAAAPGSSAPGTRFKNLVSREYYSHKKKVHSVAWNCIGTKLASGSIDHTARVWSIDPHGHSKVKDIELKGHSDSVDQLCWDPKHPDTVATAAADKSIRLWDARSGKCQVVELSGENINITYKHDGTHIAVGNKEDELTIVDVRKLKPVHKQKFPYEINEIAWNKTGDLFFITTGLGFVEVVNYPSLDVVCKLNAHTAGCYCIAMDPLDRYFAVGSADSLVSLWNVKELLCIKTFTKLEWPVRTVSFNHTGEFIAYASEDPFIDIANIQTGRSIHQIPCKAAMNSVEWNPKYNLLAYAGDDKNKYQADDGVFRIFGFEST; encoded by the exons ATGGAGGGGAGAGAAGACGACAAGAAAGGCGGCGCCGCCGCTCCCGGCAGCTCAGCGCCGGGGACGAGATTCAAGAACCTGGTCTCCAGGGAATACTACAGCCACAAGAAGAAG GTGCACTCTGTGGCATGGAACTGCATAGGCACAAAGCTTGCTTCAGGCTCTATAGATCATACTGCCCGTGTCTGGAGCATTGATCCCCATGGCCAT TCCAAGGTTAAAGACATTGAACTGAAAGGCCACTCAGATAGTGTAGATCAGTTATGCTgggatccaaagcatcctgacacaGTTGCCACTGCAGCTGCTGACAAGTCAATTCGCCTTTGGGATGCACGAA GTGGGAAATGCCAAGTTGTTGAACTCAGTGGAGAAAACATCAACATCACATACAAACATGATGGCACTCACATAGCTGTTGGAAATAAG GAGGATGAGCTAACCATAGTGGATGTTCGGAAGCTAAAACCCGTCCACAAACAGAAGTTCCCTTACGAG ATTAATGAGATTGCATGGAATAAAACTGGAGATTTATTCTTCATAACTACTGGGCTTG GATTTGTTGAGGTGGTCAACTATCCTTCCCTTGATGTTGTCTGCAAATTAAATGCCCATACAGCAGGGTGCTATTGCATAGCAATGGATCCCCTTGATAG GTATTTTGCTGTTGGAAGTGCAGATTCACTTGTCAGTCTTTGGAATGTCAAAGAGCTGCTATGCATTAAAACCTTCACAAAACTTGA GTGGCCTGTCAGAACAGTTAGCTTCAATCACACTGGAGAATTTATTGCATATGCCAGTGAAGATCCTTTCATTGACATT GCCAATATTCAGACTGGACGATCAATTCATCAGATTCCATGTAAAGCAGCTATGAATAGTGTTGAATGGAATCCTAAATACAACCTCCTGGCTTATGCAGGAGATGACAAGAATAAGTACCAGGCTGATGATG GTGTTTTCCGAATATTTGGTTTTGAAAGCACATAA
- the LOC123121123 gene encoding THO complex subunit 3 isoform X2: protein MEGREDDKKGGAAAPGSSAPGTRFKNLVSREYYSHKKKVHSVAWNCIGTKLASGSIDHTARVWSIDPHGHSKVKDIELKGHSDSVDQLCWDPKHPDTVATAAADKSIRLWDARSGKCQVVELSGENINITYKHDGTHIAVGNKEDELTIVDVRKLKPVHKQKFPYEINEIAWNKTGDLFFITTGLGFVEVVNYPSLDVVCKLNAHTAGCYCIAMDPLDRYFAVGSADSLVSLWNVKELLCIKTFTKLEWPVRTVSFNHTGEFIAYASEDPFIDIANIQTGRSIHQIPCKAAMNSVEWNPKYNLLAYAGDDKNKYQADDGMVVAVTHFSAVE from the exons ATGGAGGGGAGAGAAGACGACAAGAAAGGCGGCGCCGCCGCTCCCGGCAGCTCAGCGCCGGGGACGAGATTCAAGAACCTGGTCTCCAGGGAATACTACAGCCACAAGAAGAAG GTGCACTCTGTGGCATGGAACTGCATAGGCACAAAGCTTGCTTCAGGCTCTATAGATCATACTGCCCGTGTCTGGAGCATTGATCCCCATGGCCAT TCCAAGGTTAAAGACATTGAACTGAAAGGCCACTCAGATAGTGTAGATCAGTTATGCTgggatccaaagcatcctgacacaGTTGCCACTGCAGCTGCTGACAAGTCAATTCGCCTTTGGGATGCACGAA GTGGGAAATGCCAAGTTGTTGAACTCAGTGGAGAAAACATCAACATCACATACAAACATGATGGCACTCACATAGCTGTTGGAAATAAG GAGGATGAGCTAACCATAGTGGATGTTCGGAAGCTAAAACCCGTCCACAAACAGAAGTTCCCTTACGAG ATTAATGAGATTGCATGGAATAAAACTGGAGATTTATTCTTCATAACTACTGGGCTTG GATTTGTTGAGGTGGTCAACTATCCTTCCCTTGATGTTGTCTGCAAATTAAATGCCCATACAGCAGGGTGCTATTGCATAGCAATGGATCCCCTTGATAG GTATTTTGCTGTTGGAAGTGCAGATTCACTTGTCAGTCTTTGGAATGTCAAAGAGCTGCTATGCATTAAAACCTTCACAAAACTTGA GTGGCCTGTCAGAACAGTTAGCTTCAATCACACTGGAGAATTTATTGCATATGCCAGTGAAGATCCTTTCATTGACATT GCCAATATTCAGACTGGACGATCAATTCATCAGATTCCATGTAAAGCAGCTATGAATAGTGTTGAATGGAATCCTAAATACAACCTCCTGGCTTATGCAGGAGATGACAAGAATAAGTACCAGGCTGATGATGGTATGGTTGTCGCAGTTACTCATTTTAGTGCCGTCGAATGA